A single region of the Arthrobacter sp. zg-Y20 genome encodes:
- a CDS encoding PfkB family carbohydrate kinase yields the protein MPAGKVVVVGSLNADLTVRTDRFPSPGETLNGSELVIVPGGKSANQAAAAAILGADVRLFGAVGADGHGDLLLKAAAGAGVDASRVLRRTGTATGTAMIVVDAAGENTIIVSPGANGTVTGAELPADLFDGAAVLTLSLEVPLEAVAAAARAGQQAGAQVLLNLSPYQEVPAELLALTDVLLLNTHEAALVTGLADPAADWEEVITALGALGVRRTIITLGADGAVVLDGTAAGSERILAVAPTRVTAVDTTGCGDAFTAATAARLAAGDSLAEAATFAARAGALAATREGAQSSYSALLELAG from the coding sequence ATGCCTGCCGGAAAAGTTGTAGTTGTAGGGTCGCTGAACGCTGACCTGACCGTGCGTACTGACCGTTTTCCCTCCCCCGGGGAAACCCTCAACGGTTCGGAGCTGGTGATTGTGCCCGGCGGCAAGAGCGCCAACCAGGCCGCCGCCGCAGCGATCCTGGGCGCCGATGTCCGGCTGTTCGGCGCCGTCGGTGCCGACGGGCACGGGGACCTGCTGCTGAAGGCCGCCGCCGGTGCCGGTGTGGACGCTTCCCGCGTCCTGCGCCGCACCGGCACTGCGACGGGCACAGCCATGATCGTGGTGGACGCCGCCGGAGAGAACACCATCATCGTTTCCCCGGGTGCCAACGGCACGGTCACCGGCGCCGAGCTTCCGGCGGACCTGTTCGACGGTGCCGCAGTGCTGACCCTCAGCCTGGAGGTTCCGCTCGAAGCGGTTGCCGCTGCTGCCCGGGCCGGGCAGCAGGCCGGAGCGCAGGTGCTCCTGAACCTCTCCCCGTACCAGGAAGTTCCCGCGGAGCTGCTGGCCCTGACGGACGTACTGCTGCTCAACACCCATGAAGCGGCCCTCGTGACGGGCCTTGCCGATCCGGCCGCGGACTGGGAAGAGGTCATCACCGCGCTGGGTGCGCTCGGCGTGCGGCGGACGATCATCACCCTGGGTGCGGACGGCGCCGTCGTGCTGGACGGGACGGCAGCCGGAAGCGAGCGGATACTCGCTGTGGCCCCCACCCGGGTCACTGCGGTGGACACGACCGGCTGCGGTGATGCCTTCACCGCAGCCACCGCCGCCCGGCTGGCAGCGGGCGATTCACTGGCGGAGGCGGCTACCTTCGCTGCCCGCGCCGGAGCGCTGGCAGCCACCCGGGAGGGAGCACAGTCCTCCTACTCCGCACTGCTGGAGCTGGCCGGCTGA
- a CDS encoding histidine phosphatase family protein gives MVMPRNLFLVRHGQSEANVMQRAAKAGDPSLYTEETMTVPDRSWRLTDLGVQQAKVAGAWIAEQNVQFDRAMVSVYTRTRETAAHLGLDVRWEENRVIRERSWGEIGSMSKQDFAQKYSQNAAYRDSDPLYWAPPAGESIANVAENRVRNILSTLHRENARDNVLLVTHGEFMWATRLVLERWSDEEFLKRDADKEQLIHNCTVLQYTSTEPDNRNNVREKLNWVRRCWPVCVDGEWTMFVGEWEEFDRKYFTGEELMERAEANRHFLLGSFGN, from the coding sequence ATGGTCATGCCCCGGAACCTCTTCCTCGTTCGCCACGGACAGAGTGAAGCGAATGTGATGCAGCGGGCAGCCAAGGCCGGGGACCCGAGCCTGTATACCGAAGAGACGATGACCGTCCCGGACCGCTCCTGGCGGCTCACGGACCTCGGCGTGCAGCAGGCAAAGGTCGCCGGAGCATGGATCGCGGAACAGAATGTCCAGTTCGACCGCGCCATGGTCTCGGTCTACACCCGGACCCGCGAGACCGCCGCCCATCTGGGGCTGGATGTGCGCTGGGAGGAGAACCGGGTGATCCGTGAGCGTTCCTGGGGCGAGATAGGGTCCATGTCGAAGCAGGATTTCGCGCAGAAGTATTCGCAGAATGCTGCGTACCGCGACAGCGACCCGCTGTACTGGGCCCCTCCGGCGGGGGAATCCATTGCCAACGTCGCCGAGAACCGTGTCCGGAACATCCTCAGCACCCTGCACCGGGAAAACGCCCGGGACAATGTCCTGCTGGTGACCCACGGAGAATTCATGTGGGCCACGCGCTTGGTCCTGGAACGCTGGAGCGATGAAGAGTTCCTGAAACGGGATGCCGACAAGGAGCAGCTGATCCACAACTGCACTGTCCTGCAGTACACCAGCACCGAACCGGACAACCGCAACAATGTCCGTGAAAAGCTCAACTGGGTCCGCCGCTGCTGGCCGGTGTGCGTCGACGGCGAGTGGACCATGTTTGTCGGCGAATGGGAGGAGTTTGACCGGAAGTACTTCACGGGGGAGGAGCTGATGGAACGCGCAGAAGCGAACCGGCATTTCCTCCTGGGCTCCTTCGGGAACTGA
- a CDS encoding LTA synthase family protein: protein MSGRILYVTRRVGLVAAHILVYALIWLGLAALIAAVGIRFFWGEISVGQMLMNLVSVETDGGGGAIVWIGILGIGVVPLLITVAIALWRSSRRRRRLRNGNPDSRGTQPFMRPLSTLLVAAVVLAGTTAFATTVGLGDYIKAANSKYDVGDYYVEPTVTSADQKRNLVVIYLESGEATLEDDQLFEKDAFAPLKEATKAEEGWQTVADFQQYEGGGWTMAGLASTQCGIPLKGNGAGGGSATDNGIDEGAETYLGGATCVGDVLDEQGYTNVFLGGANPSFAAKDTFLYSHGYSAVKGLSDWRAAGEPEENFRKDWGLSDQRLMAHARDTLDDLHAEAEKTGRPFNLTMLTLDTHEPVHIYDYCDVDTDSEVTSVFSCSMTQVASFIGYMKEQGYLDDTAVVIMGDHLKHMSAGDAFHEQLDDHENRTIFNRIWVPGETPANSTLRAGSDQLNMYPTILEAAGLTLERGEAGLGVSAFATEVPGSSAQAMGQEAYTELLESLSPRFYAKAWAGAGTQQ from the coding sequence ATGTCTGGCCGGATTCTCTATGTGACACGACGGGTTGGCCTCGTCGCGGCACATATCCTGGTTTATGCCCTGATCTGGCTTGGACTGGCGGCGCTCATCGCCGCCGTGGGCATCCGCTTCTTCTGGGGTGAAATCTCCGTCGGGCAGATGCTCATGAACCTCGTTTCCGTGGAGACCGACGGCGGCGGCGGGGCCATTGTATGGATCGGCATCCTGGGCATCGGTGTTGTCCCCCTCCTGATCACCGTCGCCATCGCCCTGTGGCGCTCCTCGAGGCGCCGCCGTCGCCTCCGCAACGGCAACCCGGACTCCCGTGGCACGCAGCCGTTCATGCGGCCCCTCTCCACGCTCCTGGTGGCCGCGGTGGTCCTTGCCGGTACCACCGCCTTCGCTACCACCGTGGGTTTGGGCGACTACATCAAGGCGGCGAACTCCAAGTACGACGTCGGTGACTACTACGTGGAGCCCACGGTCACCAGCGCGGATCAGAAGCGCAACCTTGTGGTCATCTACCTCGAATCCGGCGAAGCGACCCTGGAGGACGACCAGCTTTTTGAAAAGGACGCGTTCGCGCCCCTGAAAGAAGCCACGAAGGCCGAAGAGGGCTGGCAGACCGTGGCCGATTTCCAGCAGTACGAAGGCGGCGGATGGACCATGGCCGGCCTCGCGTCCACCCAGTGCGGCATCCCCCTGAAGGGCAACGGGGCAGGCGGAGGAAGTGCCACCGACAACGGGATCGATGAGGGGGCCGAAACGTACCTGGGCGGTGCCACCTGCGTGGGCGACGTCCTGGACGAGCAGGGCTACACCAACGTCTTCCTGGGCGGCGCCAATCCTTCTTTCGCGGCCAAGGACACCTTCCTGTACAGCCACGGTTATTCCGCGGTCAAGGGCCTCTCCGATTGGCGGGCTGCCGGCGAACCGGAGGAAAACTTCCGCAAGGACTGGGGCTTGAGCGACCAACGCCTGATGGCCCATGCCAGGGACACCCTGGACGACCTCCACGCCGAAGCTGAGAAGACGGGCCGGCCGTTCAACCTCACCATGCTGACGCTGGACACGCACGAACCGGTGCACATCTACGACTACTGCGACGTGGACACGGACAGCGAGGTCACGTCGGTCTTCTCCTGCTCCATGACCCAGGTGGCCTCATTCATCGGGTACATGAAGGAGCAGGGCTACCTCGACGACACCGCAGTGGTGATCATGGGCGACCACCTCAAGCACATGAGTGCCGGGGACGCTTTCCACGAGCAGCTGGACGACCACGAGAACCGGACCATCTTCAACCGGATCTGGGTTCCGGGCGAGACGCCGGCGAACAGTACGCTGCGCGCCGGCTCTGACCAGCTGAACATGTACCCCACCATCCTGGAGGCAGCAGGCCTCACCCTCGAGCGCGGAGAGGCCGGACTGGGCGTATCGGCCTTCGCCACGGAGGTTCCCGGGAGCTCGGCGCAGGCCATGGGCCAGGAGGCCTACACGGAGCTGCTGGAGTCACTTTCCCCGCGGTTCTATGCCAAGGCCTGGGCCGGGGCTGGCACCCAGCAGTAG
- a CDS encoding DUF4190 domain-containing protein — protein MSENKPEWQQGNAPDGGKPANADQYGYGQQPYGQQPGYPGYGEQDQSGYVQQPYPGYGEQDQSGYGQQPYPGYGQQGAYPSYGQQGAYPSYGQPPINPGQSLGLAGLITSFFAPLVGLILSIIGLKQSRKAGMSNGMAVAGIVIGSLLTALFIIYIIVIIIVAFSAPSYGY, from the coding sequence GTGTCAGAGAACAAGCCGGAGTGGCAGCAGGGGAACGCGCCGGACGGCGGCAAACCGGCCAACGCAGATCAGTACGGTTACGGTCAGCAGCCGTACGGTCAGCAGCCCGGTTATCCCGGCTACGGCGAGCAGGACCAGTCTGGTTACGTGCAGCAGCCGTATCCTGGCTACGGTGAGCAGGATCAGTCCGGGTACGGCCAGCAGCCGTACCCCGGCTATGGCCAGCAGGGCGCCTACCCCTCATACGGCCAGCAGGGCGCCTACCCCTCATACGGCCAGCCGCCAATCAACCCGGGTCAGTCCCTGGGCCTGGCCGGGCTCATCACCTCGTTTTTCGCACCGCTCGTTGGGCTTATCTTGAGCATCATCGGCTTGAAGCAGTCGCGAAAGGCGGGTATGAGCAACGGAATGGCCGTGGCTGGCATCGTGATTGGCAGCCTGTTAACCGCGCTTTTCATCATTTACATCATTGTCATCATCATTGTTGCGTTCTCCGCGCCCAGCTACGGTTACTGA
- a CDS encoding DUF4032 domain-containing protein: protein MTDSASANWQNEPTDWDQAGKLPRTTRASTDRINTLGSLNITAASMDPALLDLPWHIPLEEWPKENLAALPRGISRHVVRFARLGDSLIAIKETSEHVARQEYHMLRKLRRLNVPAVAPVAVITGRLDPNGEELQPVLVTRHLRFSLPYRAVFSQTLREVTLTRLIDAQALLLVRLHLAGFYWGDVSLSNTLFRRDAGAFAAYLVDAETGELYPELSKGQREYDLEIARVNIAGELMDLAEGGLIEESVDPLATSERIMDSYRGLWAELTEQESFGLADRWRVDARIRRLNDLGFDVDELSISTTPDGSQVQLQPKVVDAGHHQRRLLQLTGIDAQENQARRLLNDMDSYRATNHPELDEELSAHLWVTQVFEPIVKAVPRDLGSKLEAAEVVHEVLEHRWYMSEKANRNVPMAEAVQSYMDTILRHRRDEAAILLSTDTRTMEILDAGGAPS from the coding sequence ATGACAGATTCCGCTTCCGCCAACTGGCAGAACGAACCCACTGACTGGGACCAGGCCGGCAAGCTGCCCCGCACCACACGCGCCTCAACTGACCGGATCAATACCCTTGGTTCGCTGAACATCACGGCAGCCTCCATGGACCCCGCCCTGCTGGATTTGCCATGGCACATCCCGCTGGAGGAATGGCCCAAGGAAAACCTCGCCGCCCTCCCCCGCGGCATCTCCCGCCACGTGGTGCGCTTTGCCCGGCTGGGTGACTCCCTCATCGCCATCAAGGAAACCAGCGAGCACGTGGCGCGGCAGGAGTACCACATGCTGCGCAAGCTCCGCCGGCTCAATGTCCCGGCCGTGGCCCCGGTGGCAGTCATCACCGGGCGCTTGGACCCCAACGGGGAAGAACTGCAGCCCGTCCTCGTGACCCGGCACCTGCGTTTTTCCCTGCCCTACCGTGCTGTCTTCTCCCAGACCCTCCGGGAAGTCACCCTGACCCGGCTGATCGATGCTCAGGCGCTGCTGCTGGTACGCCTGCACCTGGCGGGTTTCTACTGGGGCGACGTTTCCCTGTCCAACACCCTGTTCCGGCGCGACGCCGGAGCGTTTGCCGCCTACCTGGTGGATGCAGAAACCGGGGAGCTATACCCCGAGCTCTCCAAAGGGCAGCGCGAATACGACCTTGAAATTGCCCGGGTCAACATTGCCGGGGAGCTCATGGACCTGGCCGAAGGCGGCCTGATCGAAGAGTCGGTGGACCCGCTGGCCACCAGCGAACGGATCATGGACTCCTACCGCGGACTCTGGGCAGAGCTGACCGAGCAGGAATCCTTCGGGCTGGCGGACCGCTGGCGGGTGGACGCCCGAATCCGGCGGCTGAACGATCTGGGCTTCGACGTCGACGAGCTCTCCATCAGCACGACGCCGGACGGCTCCCAGGTCCAACTGCAGCCCAAGGTGGTCGACGCCGGCCATCACCAGCGCCGGCTGCTGCAGCTAACGGGAATTGATGCCCAGGAAAACCAGGCCCGCCGGCTGCTCAATGACATGGATTCCTACCGTGCGACCAACCACCCGGAGCTGGATGAGGAACTGAGCGCCCATCTGTGGGTCACCCAAGTCTTCGAACCGATTGTCAAAGCTGTTCCACGGGACCTGGGCAGCAAGCTGGAAGCGGCCGAAGTAGTCCATGAGGTGCTCGAACACCGCTGGTACATGTCAGAGAAAGCCAACCGGAATGTGCCCATGGCCGAGGCCGTGCAGTCCTATATGGACACCATCCTGCGTCACCGGCGCGATGAAGCGGCCATCCTGCTCAGCACCGACACCCGGACCATGGAGATCCTTGACGCGGGTGGAGCCCCTTCCTAG
- a CDS encoding DUF4352 domain-containing protein encodes MPLFPKRLLLPAAAVALGLSLASCSAGNPGGDSAGGSGGPSAESSADAGDTAQTPSRNTSTQAADIDVNNIGDTVTVPMSKGNVASVTVVAVEEAESVAARSSTTMPEKGFQRVQVIWKTEEGVTDARSTNFTFMDSEGRFNAAEALYIDEGTLWADGVAAGEEVTGYLTFDVEDGPHTLILSDSEREDVAHFKMP; translated from the coding sequence ATGCCGTTGTTCCCCAAACGCCTGCTGCTGCCCGCAGCGGCCGTGGCCCTGGGCCTGTCCCTCGCCTCCTGCTCGGCCGGGAATCCGGGCGGTGACTCGGCCGGGGGTTCGGGCGGTCCGTCAGCCGAATCATCGGCGGACGCCGGCGATACGGCACAAACGCCCTCACGGAACACCTCGACGCAGGCAGCCGACATTGACGTCAACAACATTGGCGACACCGTCACCGTGCCCATGAGCAAGGGCAACGTAGCGAGCGTCACGGTCGTCGCCGTCGAGGAAGCCGAATCCGTGGCAGCCCGGAGCAGCACCACCATGCCGGAAAAGGGCTTCCAAAGGGTTCAGGTCATCTGGAAAACGGAAGAAGGCGTTACTGACGCCCGTTCCACCAATTTCACCTTCATGGACTCGGAAGGCCGCTTCAATGCGGCCGAAGCTCTATACATTGACGAAGGCACCCTGTGGGCCGACGGCGTTGCCGCCGGGGAAGAGGTAACCGGTTACCTCACCTTCGACGTCGAGGACGGACCGCACACCCTGATCCTGTCCGACAGCGAGCGCGAGGACGTCGCGCATTTCAAGATGCCCTAG
- a CDS encoding collagen-like protein — translation MQGQQENNNGFNAYPPAPEPASPPVPPGPMGAPQGMPGASGAYGAPGAYGAPGAPGTPVMPQRPKQVDSSFWLQIVALVLTVVAIPVNIAVFYATVNDAGARADDPAVAVGLVLLIAMGVICLAVNVLTAVFVRKGRNWARIVLTIYAALHVVSLVTLTNLLAWWGILALVLAAVQLYLTPVPGYFKMMKQYRLQQKAGLAP, via the coding sequence ATGCAAGGACAGCAGGAAAACAACAACGGCTTCAATGCCTATCCGCCGGCGCCGGAGCCGGCTTCGCCGCCGGTGCCGCCTGGACCGATGGGTGCTCCTCAGGGCATGCCGGGAGCCTCGGGCGCCTATGGTGCTCCCGGAGCCTATGGTGCCCCCGGTGCTCCGGGGACCCCGGTTATGCCGCAGCGGCCGAAGCAGGTGGACTCGTCCTTCTGGTTGCAGATCGTTGCCCTGGTGCTGACCGTGGTGGCCATTCCCGTCAACATTGCGGTGTTCTATGCAACGGTCAACGATGCCGGCGCCCGGGCAGATGACCCCGCCGTGGCGGTAGGCCTTGTCCTGCTGATCGCGATGGGCGTTATCTGCCTTGCCGTTAACGTACTCACTGCCGTTTTTGTCCGGAAGGGCCGCAACTGGGCCCGGATTGTGCTGACCATCTATGCCGCGCTCCATGTGGTGAGCCTCGTGACTCTGACAAACCTCCTGGCCTGGTGGGGAATCCTGGCGCTGGTTTTGGCCGCGGTGCAGCTCTACCTGACACCGGTTCCGGGGTACTTCAAGATGATGAAACAGTACCGGCTGCAGCAGAAGGCCGGTCTGGCTCCTTAG
- a CDS encoding trehalose-6-phosphate synthase — MNAEADPSSKGDVPDGYGDFDFIVVSNRLPVDRVSTDDGEAWRRSPGGLVTALAPVMAKADGAWVGWPGAPDETVEPFDHDNMHLKPVPLSTDEVELYYEGFSNATLWPLYHDVIATPEFHRTWWDAYRTVNRRFADAAASVAAEGATVWVQDYQLQLVPQLLRKARPDLKIGFFNHIPFPPLEIFAQLPWRRNIIEGLLGADLIGFQRPSDASNFLRCVRRFAGYTIRQQQVHVTTEDGLSYVSRAEAFPISIDAAQIAELAQREDIIERSKQIRRELGNPDTVMLGVDRLDYTKGISHRLKAYGELLEDGEITVENASMIQVASPSRERVEQYRLLREEVEGTVGRISGTYDTISNTALRYLHHSYPVEEMVALYLAADVMLVTALRDGMNLVAKEYVAARTGNTGALVLSEFTGAADQLRQAVLVNPHDIDGLKASILTAMNMPAREASRRMRLMRRQVLQNDVERWSRNFLDALEQDQDRED; from the coding sequence GTGAACGCTGAGGCCGATCCGAGCAGCAAGGGCGACGTGCCGGACGGGTATGGCGACTTCGATTTCATCGTGGTTTCCAACCGGCTCCCTGTGGACCGGGTAAGCACCGACGACGGCGAGGCGTGGCGCCGCTCCCCCGGCGGGCTGGTTACCGCGCTGGCGCCGGTGATGGCCAAGGCGGACGGGGCCTGGGTGGGCTGGCCGGGCGCACCCGATGAAACCGTGGAACCGTTTGACCACGACAACATGCACCTGAAGCCGGTTCCGCTGAGCACCGACGAGGTGGAGCTCTACTATGAGGGCTTCTCCAACGCCACCCTCTGGCCCCTCTACCACGACGTCATTGCCACACCGGAGTTCCACCGCACCTGGTGGGATGCCTACCGCACCGTGAACCGCCGGTTCGCCGACGCCGCCGCCTCCGTGGCAGCGGAGGGCGCCACCGTGTGGGTTCAGGATTACCAGCTGCAGCTTGTTCCGCAGCTGCTGCGCAAGGCACGGCCGGACCTGAAGATCGGCTTCTTCAACCACATTCCCTTCCCGCCGCTGGAAATCTTCGCCCAGCTGCCCTGGCGCCGGAACATTATTGAAGGCCTGCTCGGCGCTGACTTGATCGGCTTCCAGCGGCCCTCGGATGCCAGCAACTTCCTGCGCTGCGTCCGCCGCTTCGCGGGCTACACCATCCGCCAGCAGCAGGTGCACGTCACCACGGAGGACGGGCTGTCCTACGTTTCCCGCGCTGAAGCGTTCCCCATCTCCATTGACGCTGCGCAGATCGCGGAACTGGCCCAGCGCGAAGACATTATTGAACGCTCCAAGCAGATCCGCCGTGAACTGGGCAACCCGGACACCGTGATGCTGGGCGTGGACCGGCTGGACTACACCAAGGGCATCAGCCACCGGCTCAAGGCCTACGGGGAACTCCTGGAAGACGGCGAAATCACCGTCGAGAACGCTTCGATGATCCAGGTCGCCAGCCCCTCCCGCGAGCGCGTGGAACAGTACCGCCTGCTGCGCGAGGAGGTGGAGGGCACCGTGGGCCGGATCAGCGGCACCTACGACACCATCTCCAATACCGCGCTGCGCTACCTTCACCACAGCTATCCGGTGGAGGAAATGGTGGCGCTCTACCTGGCCGCCGACGTAATGCTGGTTACTGCCCTTCGGGACGGCATGAATCTGGTGGCCAAGGAGTACGTGGCCGCCCGCACGGGCAACACCGGTGCGCTGGTCCTCTCGGAGTTCACCGGTGCCGCCGATCAGCTGCGGCAAGCTGTGCTGGTCAATCCGCACGATATTGACGGCCTGAAGGCCTCCATTCTCACGGCCATGAACATGCCGGCCCGCGAGGCCAGCCGCCGGATGCGGCTGATGCGCCGGCAGGTACTGCAGAACGACGTCGAACGCTGGTCCCGGAACTTCCTGGACGCGCTCGAACAGGACCAGGACCGGGAGGACTAA
- the otsB gene encoding trehalose-phosphatase, with protein sequence MIDPALQEALESLAQTQKLLVAVDFDGTLSPLVERAEDARPLEGSAAAVRALAALPRTDTALISGRALDSLRSVASPDPETLLIGSHGAETWTGPNAEPLQLTPEQAQLLDRARAAVESVAALHPGSRLEDKPAGVVLHTRGMEAVVAAEATDAVRRELQLLDGVQVTDGKSVLEASVVHTNKGEGITALRELTGATAVLFAGDDVTDERGFEALAPGDVGVKVGEGDTSAAHRAASPEAFTEVLEELVRLRRAVVGR encoded by the coding sequence ATGATCGATCCTGCCTTGCAGGAAGCACTGGAATCGCTGGCACAGACCCAAAAGCTGCTGGTGGCGGTGGACTTCGACGGCACGCTTTCGCCGCTGGTGGAACGGGCAGAAGACGCCCGGCCGCTGGAAGGTTCCGCGGCTGCTGTACGGGCGCTGGCAGCCCTGCCCCGGACGGATACCGCGCTGATTTCCGGACGTGCCCTGGACAGCCTGCGCAGCGTGGCCTCCCCCGACCCGGAGACCCTGCTGATCGGCAGCCACGGCGCTGAGACCTGGACGGGGCCCAACGCCGAACCGCTGCAGTTGACCCCCGAGCAGGCGCAGCTGCTGGACCGCGCCCGCGCGGCCGTGGAATCCGTGGCCGCCCTGCACCCGGGTTCCCGGCTGGAAGACAAGCCGGCCGGGGTCGTCCTGCATACCCGCGGCATGGAAGCCGTGGTCGCTGCGGAGGCCACCGACGCGGTCCGGCGCGAATTGCAGCTGCTGGACGGAGTGCAGGTCACGGACGGCAAGTCGGTGCTGGAGGCTTCCGTGGTCCACACCAACAAAGGCGAAGGCATCACGGCGCTGCGGGAACTGACCGGTGCGACGGCGGTGCTCTTTGCCGGCGACGACGTCACGGACGAGCGCGGGTTCGAAGCGCTGGCGCCGGGCGACGTCGGCGTGAAGGTGGGCGAGGGCGACACCTCCGCCGCACACCGCGCAGCGTCCCCTGAAGCCTTCACCGAGGTGCTGGAGGAACTGGTGCGGCTGCGCCGCGCCGTCGTCGGCCGATAG
- a CDS encoding thioredoxin domain-containing protein, whose translation MTDRNLKPTKSERTAAAREQARAMREAQQKKEHRNRLLIRWGVVVAILAVVALVAAIVVNNVNSKVPSSGESPANANEYGGFTLTSTSALEPTEPFDVDVDSLGEAPDQADENAPVPPGITAGEPGQPIPLVEYVDINCVHCADFAATYDDQIAKWLDAGEITYEYRTVAFLDGGSPTNYSSRGANAAACVASESPESYWDFMKAIFAQHANGEVDNAGLVDMAAAAGADADAVESCIDDGTYRPFVKYADQMARIDGISGTPTAFVNGSEADLNTFVETVQAAIDANK comes from the coding sequence ATGACTGACCGGAATCTTAAGCCGACCAAGTCGGAGCGGACTGCTGCTGCGCGCGAACAGGCCCGCGCCATGCGCGAGGCGCAGCAGAAGAAGGAACACCGCAACCGGCTCCTGATCCGCTGGGGCGTGGTGGTAGCCATCCTTGCAGTGGTTGCCCTGGTGGCGGCAATTGTGGTCAACAACGTCAACAGCAAGGTTCCCTCCAGCGGGGAATCGCCGGCCAATGCCAACGAGTACGGCGGCTTCACCCTGACCTCGACCAGTGCGCTGGAACCCACCGAGCCGTTCGACGTGGACGTGGATTCCCTCGGCGAAGCTCCGGACCAGGCGGATGAAAATGCACCGGTCCCGCCGGGCATCACCGCGGGCGAGCCGGGCCAGCCTATCCCGCTGGTGGAGTACGTCGACATCAACTGCGTGCACTGCGCTGATTTCGCTGCAACTTACGACGATCAGATCGCCAAGTGGCTCGACGCCGGCGAGATCACGTACGAGTACCGCACGGTCGCGTTCCTGGACGGCGGCTCGCCCACCAACTACTCCTCACGCGGTGCCAATGCCGCAGCCTGTGTTGCCTCCGAGAGCCCCGAGTCCTACTGGGACTTCATGAAGGCCATCTTTGCCCAGCACGCCAATGGCGAGGTGGATAACGCCGGACTGGTGGACATGGCCGCTGCCGCCGGCGCGGACGCTGACGCGGTGGAATCCTGCATCGACGACGGCACCTACCGTCCCTTCGTGAAGTACGCGGACCAGATGGCGCGGATCGACGGCATTTCCGGCACTCCCACCGCCTTTGTCAACGGCAGCGAAGCCGACCTGAATACCTTCGTGGAAACGGTCCAAGCGGCAATCGACGCCAACAAGTAA
- the ugpC gene encoding sn-glycerol-3-phosphate ABC transporter ATP-binding protein UgpC: MATVTFDQATRLYPGTERPAVDNLSLEIADGEFLVLVGPSGCGKSTSLRMLAGLEDVNSGRILIGDRDVTDVPPKDRDIAMVFQNYALYPHMTVADNMGFALKIAGIGKEERMERVREAAKLLDLEDYLDRKPKALSGGQRQRVAMGRAIVRNPQVFLMDEPLSNLDAKLRVQTRTQIASLTRRLGVTTVYVTHDQVEAMTMGDRVAVLKDGILQQVDTPRNLYDHPKNVFVAGFIGSPAMNLLELPVVDRGVAFGGAVYPVESAVLGQAAGNTVTLGVRPEDLEIVTEGEGLRVDVDVVEELGADAYVYGHTTLDGNEHVIVVRVDGRRPPMKGDTLHVRPQKGHVHLFDTSSGERLAEQA; the protein is encoded by the coding sequence ATGGCAACGGTAACGTTTGACCAGGCCACACGCCTGTACCCGGGGACGGAACGCCCCGCGGTTGACAACCTCAGCTTAGAAATCGCCGACGGCGAGTTCCTGGTTCTCGTAGGCCCCTCGGGCTGCGGAAAATCCACCTCGCTGCGCATGCTCGCAGGGCTCGAAGACGTGAATTCCGGCCGGATCCTCATCGGTGACCGCGACGTCACCGATGTTCCGCCCAAGGACCGCGACATCGCCATGGTTTTCCAGAACTACGCGCTGTACCCGCACATGACCGTTGCGGACAACATGGGCTTCGCCCTGAAGATCGCTGGCATCGGCAAGGAAGAGCGGATGGAACGCGTCCGCGAGGCAGCGAAGCTGCTGGACCTCGAGGACTATCTGGACCGCAAGCCGAAGGCACTCTCCGGCGGCCAGCGCCAGCGGGTGGCCATGGGTCGAGCCATTGTGCGTAATCCGCAGGTCTTCCTGATGGATGAGCCGCTGTCCAACCTGGATGCCAAGCTGCGCGTCCAGACCCGCACCCAGATCGCTTCCCTGACCCGCCGCCTCGGGGTCACCACCGTCTACGTCACCCACGACCAGGTTGAGGCCATGACCATGGGCGACCGGGTAGCGGTGCTCAAGGACGGAATCCTGCAGCAGGTCGATACCCCGCGGAACCTGTACGACCACCCCAAGAACGTGTTCGTGGCCGGCTTCATCGGTTCCCCTGCCATGAACCTCCTAGAACTGCCTGTGGTGGACCGCGGCGTCGCGTTCGGCGGCGCGGTGTACCCGGTGGAAAGTGCCGTCCTCGGCCAGGCTGCCGGCAACACGGTGACCCTGGGTGTGCGGCCCGAAGACCTGGAAATCGTCACCGAGGGCGAAGGCCTGCGGGTTGACGTGGACGTGGTCGAGGAACTCGGCGCCGACGCCTACGTGTACGGACACACCACGCTGGACGGCAACGAGCACGTTATTGTGGTCCGCGTTGACGGACGCCGTCCTCCGATGAAGGGCGACACCCTCCACGTACGTCCGCAGAAGGGCCATGTGCACCTCTTCGACACCTCCAGCGGAGAACGGCTGGCGGAACAGGCATAA